From the genome of Neomonachus schauinslandi chromosome 5, ASM220157v2, whole genome shotgun sequence, one region includes:
- the SMIM41 gene encoding small integral membrane protein 41, which yields MNGSQAGAGAPATWLSSCCNQSGVPPPESPEAPRVGLAAVLVVLSLLVLCGVLFLGGGLLLRAQGLVAMLVRERRASGEAEPGGASGGEDDS from the coding sequence ATGAACGGCTCCCAGGCGGGCGCTGGGGCCCCGGCCACCTGGCTGAGCTCCTGCTGCAACCAGTCGGGGGTGCCGCCGCCGGAGTCCCCCGAGGCGCCGCGCGTCGGGCTGGCGGCGGTGCTGGTCGTGCTGTCGCTGCTCGTGCTCTGCGGCGTCCTGTTCCTGGGCGGCGGCCTCCTCCTCCGCGCCCAGGGCCTCGTGGCGATGCTGGTCCGCGAGCGGCGCGCGTCCGGCGAGGCCGAGCCCGGCGGCGCCAGCGGAGGCGAGGACGACTCCTAG